A window from Chitinivibrionales bacterium encodes these proteins:
- a CDS encoding response regulator codes for MTTEQSKHPDLPILFVDDEMQFLQSASFTMRTAGFTNVVTCPDSRTVMDQLKNQQASCVVLDMMMPHVTGEELLKLIGEECPQTPVIMLTAINEVATAVACMKSGAYDYLVKPVDKNRLVTSVKKALESRAMIAENQALRDTLLNGTLKHPEHFEEIITHHCGMTAVFRYIEAVSRTTLPLLVTGETGSGKELIARAFHAATGRNGEFVAVNAAGLDDQMFSDTLFGHEKGAFTGATTKRAGMITRARGGTIFLDEIGDLRIESQVKLLRLIDDKTFYPVGSDIPQKTDVRIVTATNRDLSLEQEEGRFRKDLFYRLQCHHVHLPPLRERDGDIALLTDYFIEEAAKEIVIAIPTVPPQLYMLLNSYHFPGNVRELRGMVFDALSRHTKGVLSLDAFKSHIDRAATGTEKKSAETPPSSRVLFGDPLPTLKEMDSLLVEEALRRSDQNQSIAARMLGITRSALNKRINHA; via the coding sequence ATGACAACAGAACAATCAAAGCACCCCGATCTTCCGATTCTTTTTGTTGATGATGAAATGCAATTCCTGCAGAGTGCATCCTTTACCATGCGCACTGCCGGCTTTACTAATGTGGTCACCTGCCCGGACAGCCGCACAGTCATGGACCAGCTCAAAAATCAGCAGGCCTCTTGTGTCGTGCTCGATATGATGATGCCCCATGTTACCGGTGAAGAGCTTCTGAAACTCATTGGCGAAGAGTGTCCGCAAACACCGGTTATCATGCTGACTGCAATCAACGAAGTCGCGACCGCGGTTGCCTGCATGAAATCGGGCGCCTACGACTACCTGGTCAAACCGGTTGACAAAAACCGTCTGGTCACCTCGGTTAAAAAAGCTTTGGAAAGCCGGGCCATGATCGCGGAAAACCAGGCGCTGCGGGATACGCTTTTGAACGGTACACTTAAGCATCCGGAGCATTTCGAAGAAATTATCACCCACCACTGCGGTATGACGGCTGTATTCCGGTATATCGAAGCCGTGAGCAGAACAACGCTTCCTCTTCTGGTGACCGGTGAAACCGGTTCCGGAAAAGAGCTGATCGCGCGGGCCTTTCATGCCGCTACCGGCCGCAACGGCGAATTCGTTGCGGTCAATGCCGCGGGCCTTGACGACCAGATGTTTTCCGACACGCTCTTTGGCCATGAAAAAGGCGCCTTTACGGGTGCAACAACAAAACGGGCCGGCATGATTACGCGTGCCCGGGGAGGGACAATTTTCCTCGATGAAATCGGTGACCTCCGGATCGAATCACAGGTCAAACTGCTGCGGCTTATCGATGATAAGACTTTTTATCCGGTAGGAAGCGACATTCCGCAGAAAACCGATGTCCGTATCGTGACCGCCACCAACCGCGATCTGTCGCTGGAGCAGGAGGAAGGTCGCTTTCGAAAAGATCTGTTCTATCGCCTTCAATGCCACCATGTCCACTTGCCGCCACTGCGGGAGCGGGACGGCGATATTGCCCTGCTTACCGATTATTTTATCGAAGAGGCAGCTAAGGAAATTGTGATCGCGATCCCCACTGTTCCGCCACAATTATACATGCTCCTTAACAGTTACCACTTTCCGGGAAATGTGCGGGAACTCAGAGGTATGGTTTTCGATGCCCTCAGCCGCCACACCAAGGGCGTGCTCTCCCTCGATGCTTTCAAGTCCCATATCGACCGTGCAGCCACAGGAACAGAAAAGAAAAGTGCCGAAACTCCACCTTCCTCCCGAGTACTGTTCGGCGATCCTCTTCCCACCCTGAAAGAAATGGATTCCCTCCTTGTCGAAGAAGCGCTCCGGCGAAGCGACCAGAATCAGTCTATTGCAGCACGTATGCTGGGGATAACCCGTTCTGCGTTGAATAAGAGGATAAATCATGCTTGA
- a CDS encoding DUF116 domain-containing protein — MAGSTVRHRMGRIRAPGRPDFSKGMVIMTTATETLNRAATYDLRANPAWTVSLGMLADEFVMEGNKYCAEFLRDYFAWSPKWARGIVNIETMLEALTFGVLWDLYAEEYPHQKAEDRMEMHETERTVIPEGRALAAVNHFISLLQLMGEFDEEARRIERFAKFFAARSDTEIRHYLDAMTRFARWFRRRGQELLGDITGHVEEFRMHAALGDEYRDDAALRNRHEVEYHLNLLAAIILNCAWHDRYTAEKKKLLVLPDCMRPDNGKTCHALKTGLGLVCMGCTKECAVNQAQCCAARFDIPTVVVEHQSAVFAEEHVQTNRKEGYAVIGVACALSLQAGGWKAQDAGIPAQCLPLNCPGCTRHWTEGEHQATEINLGLLMELMEGANFSPQW, encoded by the coding sequence ATGGCTGGCAGCACGGTTCGGCACAGAATGGGACGCATACGCGCACCAGGTCGGCCGGATTTTTCCAAAGGTATGGTGATAATGACTACTGCAACAGAAACACTGAATCGGGCGGCAACCTATGATCTTCGGGCAAATCCGGCATGGACCGTCAGCCTGGGCATGCTTGCCGATGAATTTGTAATGGAGGGAAACAAATACTGCGCGGAATTCCTTCGAGACTATTTCGCATGGAGTCCGAAATGGGCGCGCGGTATTGTCAATATCGAGACAATGCTGGAAGCGCTTACCTTTGGTGTTTTGTGGGACCTCTATGCAGAAGAATACCCTCATCAAAAGGCGGAAGACCGCATGGAAATGCATGAAACCGAAAGGACGGTGATTCCCGAGGGTCGTGCACTTGCTGCAGTCAACCATTTTATCTCGCTTTTGCAGTTGATGGGAGAATTCGATGAAGAGGCGCGGCGGATCGAGCGGTTTGCAAAATTTTTTGCCGCTCGATCCGACACCGAAATCCGGCACTACCTCGATGCCATGACCCGGTTTGCCCGCTGGTTTCGCCGACGCGGGCAGGAGCTTTTAGGTGATATTACCGGACATGTTGAAGAATTCCGCATGCACGCGGCATTAGGTGATGAATACCGTGATGATGCCGCTCTCAGGAACCGTCATGAAGTCGAGTATCATCTCAACCTGCTCGCTGCAATTATTCTCAATTGCGCCTGGCACGACCGGTATACTGCCGAAAAGAAGAAGCTTCTGGTTCTTCCCGACTGTATGCGCCCCGATAACGGGAAAACATGCCATGCTCTGAAAACCGGCCTTGGTCTGGTATGTATGGGCTGCACAAAAGAATGCGCGGTCAATCAGGCACAATGCTGTGCTGCCCGATTCGACATTCCAACCGTTGTTGTCGAGCACCAGTCGGCAGTGTTTGCCGAAGAACATGTGCAAACCAATCGTAAAGAAGGCTATGCCGTTATCGGCGTCGCCTGCGCCCTGAGTCTTCAGGCAGGCGGATGGAAAGCACAGGATGCCGGGATTCCAGCCCAGTGCCTCCCTCTGAATTGCCCGGGCTGCACTCGCCACTGGACAGAGGGTGAACACCAGGCTACGGAAATAAACCTGGGACTTTTAATGGAACTCATGGAAGGGGCTAATTTTTCTCCTCAATGGTGA
- a CDS encoding phosphotransferase codes for MNSMLIELHCHTRKHSGCSRIDPVALIYRLKDKNIQGVVITEHHYLWKPQELHELREQTDLEPYFLLFSAQEVSTDFGHVLIFGARESIHQRTTVADLRARYPEAALVWAHPWRGGAHPSDERLSSRLLDGIEVFSSNHNVRENCRALTDWHRIKFTATSGSDAHDESVVGILPTFFDHPVESIEEIAEEIRHNRCRPYFKETIRSGRDTSVTKVTIGPKGEDERRYRLVLRKTADEKHFNGFLHRVQVMQTIHENGFDRGPYRIPAILKIDKREYLIIEEGMRGKCMYSMLSASSRESGAQVYRLAARWAASLHKKRLHVAGAGLSMNIEHARFDSYIDNARRTFSPFQKQIADLIAYVKEAEDMLFVGSPDRFVQCHGDYQPHNILVGQDKSRDFSTLYVAAIDFGSSYEFPPSFDIGFFLAHFSYQFRNRPDILEWYTDEEFKNEYYDEYGGIPCESFKLEIDLFRIRANLSIIDLLIHLGKGKSDELRVLVENSISLQKNGMLLNV; via the coding sequence ATGAACAGTATGTTGATAGAACTTCACTGTCATACCAGAAAGCATTCGGGCTGCAGCAGAATCGATCCGGTTGCGTTGATCTATCGCCTGAAAGATAAGAATATCCAGGGCGTAGTAATCACCGAACATCATTATCTCTGGAAGCCGCAGGAGCTTCATGAGCTTCGAGAACAGACCGATCTGGAACCCTATTTTCTTTTGTTTTCTGCCCAGGAAGTGAGTACCGATTTCGGTCATGTGCTCATATTCGGCGCCCGTGAATCGATTCATCAAAGAACAACTGTTGCCGATCTGCGGGCCCGTTATCCGGAAGCTGCGCTTGTGTGGGCCCATCCCTGGCGCGGCGGCGCCCACCCGTCGGATGAACGGCTTTCAAGTCGCCTCCTTGACGGCATCGAAGTGTTCAGCAGCAACCATAACGTGCGGGAAAACTGTCGCGCTCTCACCGACTGGCACCGGATAAAATTCACGGCCACTTCAGGCAGCGATGCCCATGATGAATCGGTGGTGGGGATACTCCCAACCTTTTTCGATCATCCGGTCGAAAGCATAGAAGAAATTGCCGAAGAGATACGCCACAATCGGTGTAGACCCTATTTCAAAGAAACAATTCGTTCAGGCCGGGACACTTCGGTAACAAAGGTGACTATTGGACCCAAGGGTGAGGATGAAAGACGGTACCGCCTTGTTCTTCGAAAAACCGCGGATGAAAAACATTTCAATGGGTTTCTTCACCGGGTGCAGGTGATGCAGACTATTCATGAAAACGGCTTTGACCGCGGACCTTACCGTATACCGGCGATTCTGAAAATAGACAAGAGAGAATACCTGATAATCGAGGAAGGGATGCGCGGGAAATGCATGTATTCGATGCTGTCGGCTTCATCCCGCGAATCCGGCGCGCAGGTTTACCGCCTGGCGGCTCGCTGGGCCGCGTCACTTCATAAAAAACGGCTCCATGTGGCTGGAGCTGGTCTCAGTATGAATATCGAACATGCCCGTTTTGATTCCTACATCGATAATGCCCGGCGGACGTTCAGTCCTTTCCAGAAACAGATAGCGGACCTGATTGCATATGTCAAAGAAGCGGAAGATATGCTTTTTGTCGGGTCGCCGGACCGATTCGTTCAATGTCACGGCGATTATCAACCTCACAATATCCTTGTGGGACAGGATAAGAGTCGTGATTTCAGCACCCTCTATGTTGCGGCGATAGATTTTGGAAGCTCCTACGAATTCCCACCTTCCTTTGATATTGGGTTTTTCCTTGCCCATTTCAGTTATCAGTTCAGGAATCGGCCGGATATTCTGGAATGGTACACCGATGAAGAATTCAAAAATGAATACTATGATGAATACGGCGGAATTCCCTGCGAGTCGTTCAAGCTGGAAATCGATTTGTTTCGTATCCGTGCGAATCTGAGCATTATAGATTTACTGATTCATCTCGGCAAAGGGAAGAGCGACGAATTGCGAGTTCTGGTAGAAAACAGCATCTCTCTGCAAAAGAACGGCATGCTCCTGAATGTGTAA
- a CDS encoding Do family serine endopeptidase, which yields MMHILTFRDISLPFILTVLVAVMFAPDCYAQNKNDLPREGSVHFGRKSPPIQWDEQEIAPFRDVFGNVSQEVIPSVVSIIPTRIDTVLYYRNPFYRFFDDIPFFGPPNGGEPQVQKRERRVQGLGSGFIISPEGYILTNYHVVAGAKQIEIRLADERVFPGKIVGTDSLSDVAVIQIDGDVPDDLPIVYLGNSDNIQVGDWVAAVGNPFSLSSTFTTGVISATGRQLQNGILYQNFLQTDAAINPGNSGGPLVNIYGAVIGVNTLIFSQTGGFLGIGFAIPINMALRVAQDLIYKGEVVRGWIGVSVQPLTPKLREGMGIEVREGVLIADVFEDGPADKAGIRAGDVILSIAGIQVQDPNDLLNAVATLPPGEKAPVTIIRDGNRKELTIEIAQRTAEAMGEQEQQERPLSARRPGKVENKLGIGVEKITREIRRQLDLPGDIDGVVVTRVAPDIADERAGLLIGDVIMRAKAGGKKWMDIESLRDFNRFTNGLKAGTTVVLQVFRQGNTLFVPFEIREE from the coding sequence ATGATGCATATACTCACATTTCGCGATATATCTTTACCATTCATTCTGACAGTTCTGGTTGCGGTGATGTTTGCTCCGGATTGTTATGCTCAAAACAAGAATGACCTTCCCCGCGAAGGTTCCGTGCATTTTGGACGGAAATCTCCGCCGATCCAATGGGATGAACAGGAGATCGCTCCTTTTCGCGATGTGTTCGGGAACGTGAGTCAGGAAGTGATCCCCTCGGTGGTGTCGATCATTCCCACCCGTATCGATACCGTGCTTTACTACCGTAATCCTTTTTATCGCTTTTTTGATGATATTCCCTTTTTCGGTCCTCCCAATGGTGGAGAGCCACAGGTGCAAAAGCGGGAACGCCGTGTACAGGGACTCGGTTCGGGATTTATTATTTCGCCCGAAGGGTATATCCTGACCAATTATCATGTTGTTGCCGGAGCCAAACAGATTGAAATCCGTCTCGCCGATGAGCGGGTGTTTCCGGGAAAAATCGTGGGGACCGATTCACTTTCCGATGTTGCGGTGATTCAGATTGATGGTGATGTTCCGGATGATTTGCCCATTGTATATCTTGGCAATTCCGATAACATACAGGTCGGTGACTGGGTTGCTGCTGTGGGTAACCCGTTCAGTTTGAGTTCGACCTTTACCACCGGCGTGATTTCAGCAACAGGCCGTCAGTTGCAGAATGGCATACTATATCAGAATTTTCTGCAGACCGATGCTGCGATCAATCCCGGTAATTCCGGCGGGCCCCTCGTCAATATCTACGGTGCTGTAATCGGTGTCAACACGCTCATCTTTTCTCAAACCGGGGGATTCCTGGGAATCGGTTTTGCGATACCCATAAACATGGCGCTGCGGGTTGCACAGGATTTGATTTATAAAGGAGAAGTTGTTCGAGGATGGATCGGTGTCAGCGTCCAGCCCCTGACACCCAAATTGCGGGAAGGTATGGGGATCGAAGTCCGCGAGGGGGTGCTTATTGCCGATGTATTCGAGGATGGCCCTGCGGATAAGGCAGGAATCAGGGCTGGTGATGTTATCCTTTCCATTGCCGGCATACAGGTGCAGGATCCCAATGACCTGCTCAATGCCGTGGCAACGCTTCCGCCTGGTGAAAAAGCGCCGGTGACAATCATTCGTGACGGCAACCGAAAAGAACTTACCATTGAAATAGCCCAGCGGACTGCAGAAGCCATGGGAGAGCAGGAACAACAGGAACGGCCACTTTCTGCACGACGGCCGGGTAAGGTGGAAAATAAACTTGGTATCGGCGTAGAAAAAATAACGAGAGAAATCCGGCGACAACTGGATCTGCCGGGCGATATCGATGGTGTCGTTGTCACCCGGGTTGCCCCCGATATTGCCGATGAACGGGCTGGATTGCTGATCGGTGATGTTATCATGCGTGCCAAAGCCGGCGGGAAAAAATGGATGGATATCGAATCGCTCAGAGATTTCAACCGCTTCACCAACGGCCTCAAGGCAGGCACAACCGTGGTGCTCCAGGTTTTCAGGCAGGGTAATACACTTTTTGTTCCCTTTGAGATACGGGAAGAGTAG
- a CDS encoding alpha/beta hydrolase, which produces MVHRTDAHINHLLPVTIENITEYPLSGKEWRPVEILTHRGAILSRYYEADKSRYAAVWIGGIGGDWDTPARGLYPRLCDKLVYEQISSLRVRYRDPHDLDEAVHDTVAGVLFLQNRGIERIGVIGHSFGGAVAIQTALSNANVKLVVTLATQSYGTGMVGKVAHDCALLLIHGENDDILPPISSSYVHRQAHKPKKLVIYPKATHNLDEVSEEVYVLVKEWIMRYVK; this is translated from the coding sequence ATGGTTCATCGTACCGATGCACACATTAATCATCTGCTGCCAGTCACCATAGAGAATATCACCGAGTATCCCCTTTCAGGCAAGGAATGGCGTCCTGTGGAGATATTGACACATCGAGGTGCGATTCTCAGCCGATATTATGAAGCCGATAAATCTCGATATGCTGCTGTGTGGATCGGTGGTATCGGAGGAGACTGGGATACACCCGCCCGGGGCCTCTATCCCCGTCTGTGTGATAAGCTGGTTTACGAACAGATTAGTTCGCTCCGGGTACGTTACCGTGATCCGCATGATCTTGATGAAGCCGTTCACGATACGGTTGCGGGTGTACTATTTTTACAAAACCGCGGCATTGAACGTATTGGTGTAATTGGTCATTCTTTTGGTGGTGCTGTGGCAATACAAACAGCTTTGAGCAATGCTAATGTAAAGCTTGTGGTAACCCTTGCGACGCAGAGTTATGGTACAGGAATGGTTGGCAAAGTCGCTCATGACTGTGCCTTACTTCTTATACATGGAGAAAATGATGATATCTTGCCTCCGATTTCATCGTCCTATGTTCATAGACAGGCGCATAAACCTAAAAAGCTCGTTATTTATCCAAAGGCAACGCATAATCTGGATGAAGTTTCGGAGGAGGTATATGTGCTGGTGAAAGAATGGATAATGCGCTATGTAAAATAA
- a CDS encoding RNA-binding protein: protein MNKKLYVGNLPFAAAEQGVESLFSMYGKVKSVTIVRDRYTQKSRGFGFVEFEQGDPEKAINNLNGTMMGGRIIRVSEAKERRSAQPSLSWAD, encoded by the coding sequence ATGAACAAGAAACTTTACGTGGGGAATCTTCCATTTGCAGCAGCTGAACAGGGTGTGGAGTCGCTTTTCTCGATGTACGGAAAAGTTAAATCGGTTACCATCGTCAGAGACCGGTACACTCAGAAGTCGCGCGGTTTCGGATTTGTCGAATTTGAACAGGGCGATCCGGAGAAGGCAATCAATAATTTAAATGGAACGATGATGGGAGGCAGAATCATCAGAGTAAGTGAAGCAAAGGAGAGACGAAGCGCCCAGCCGTCATTGTCATGGGCGGATTAA
- a CDS encoding polyphosphate kinase 2 family protein yields MNKKRNNTNKSMKIDANQYKVKAVKGPHLTAIPSRAGKDSWKKPYKKIRSDLRNQLVELEELLYANGDRAILVVLQAMDACGKDSTIRRCFGKLNPQRCRTHSFKEPSRREKAHDFLWRIHYRTPARGTIGILNRSHYESVLVEKVKNLAPENVIEKRYDHINAFEKMLADEGTIVIKFYLHASKQYQKQRLERRLRRPDKRWKFNKNDLVERTRWDEYSQAYEEVFDRCSTPFAPWYIIPAERRWYRDVIILKTMVEHLQALQLKLPEPDVDPESIIIPD; encoded by the coding sequence ATGAATAAAAAGCGGAACAATACAAATAAATCAATGAAAATCGATGCAAATCAATATAAAGTAAAGGCCGTTAAAGGCCCCCATTTAACCGCGATTCCTTCAAGAGCAGGTAAAGACTCCTGGAAAAAGCCATATAAAAAGATTCGTTCCGATCTCCGAAACCAGTTGGTTGAACTCGAAGAACTGCTCTATGCCAATGGAGACAGAGCAATACTCGTAGTGTTACAAGCCATGGATGCCTGCGGCAAGGACAGTACGATCCGCAGATGTTTCGGGAAACTGAATCCGCAACGCTGCAGAACACATAGTTTCAAGGAGCCCAGCAGGCGGGAAAAGGCCCATGATTTTTTATGGCGTATCCACTATCGTACTCCGGCCCGGGGAACAATCGGCATTCTCAATCGTTCACATTACGAGTCGGTGCTGGTTGAAAAAGTAAAGAATTTAGCGCCTGAGAATGTTATCGAAAAACGGTACGATCACATCAATGCCTTTGAAAAGATGCTTGCGGATGAGGGAACTATCGTGATCAAATTCTATCTTCATGCAAGTAAGCAATATCAAAAGCAGCGTCTGGAACGTCGTTTGCGTCGACCTGACAAACGATGGAAATTCAATAAGAACGATCTGGTCGAACGAACACGATGGGATGAGTATAGTCAGGCCTACGAGGAAGTTTTTGATCGATGTTCAACTCCCTTTGCACCCTGGTATATTATCCCCGCCGAACGGCGGTGGTATCGTGATGTTATTATTCTTAAAACAATGGTAGAACATCTTCAGGCATTACAACTGAAGCTGCCCGAACCGGATGTGGATCCAGAATCGATTATTATTCCCGATTGA
- a CDS encoding ferredoxin has product MADRNKPGSIEVNRQIRVSVDQSRCKTVGSCVKIAPEIFRFRSGDKKAEAIVETIPPALLQKCKEAADNCPYDAINISGESVE; this is encoded by the coding sequence ATGGCCGATAGAAATAAACCCGGCTCAATCGAAGTCAACAGACAAATACGAGTATCAGTAGATCAGTCCCGCTGTAAAACAGTAGGTTCCTGTGTAAAAATTGCGCCTGAGATTTTCAGATTCCGATCGGGAGATAAAAAGGCCGAAGCGATCGTGGAGACTATCCCGCCCGCACTACTTCAGAAGTGCAAAGAGGCTGCGGACAACTGCCCCTATGATGCGATTAACATAAGTGGCGAATCAGTCGAATAA
- a CDS encoding peptidoglycan DD-metalloendopeptidase family protein encodes MQIGFAKMKKAVTQGAFMQRWRFYSGLWLCLAAATGCNRLDLLTTDAADSLAMLDTAISRECESDTVHTGSYAEYNRTTSSSSSWLRFPVADKDCRDISSGYGASREGGKRHHEGIDIPADLNTPVVAVADCEVMRWDSSNLAGRELWLIDTATERMYYYAHLHKRLVWKKQQVHRGDTIALVGATGNTRNNPHLHFGIYITNFIDPAPFFPDKDAAHLIESAQSPRIRKEVEKELKALARDSEFFTYQNWHSNCKFWKSFSQDSSSLHSLQPCFYFWGNYEKSESGLGPIAFFACRNTDSNRDTCRSGTGRDRAFAQGIFTDNYGYNSGVNSFYNHGISDISGTTSGRAASGAGTGISGSTAPGRSTTETRTHAPLPAAGKRTPP; translated from the coding sequence ATGCAAATCGGTTTTGCAAAAATGAAAAAGGCGGTAACACAGGGTGCCTTTATGCAGCGGTGGAGGTTTTACTCCGGCCTGTGGCTATGCCTTGCCGCAGCAACCGGTTGTAATCGCCTGGACCTGCTCACCACAGATGCTGCAGATTCCTTGGCAATGCTTGATACTGCGATCAGCCGAGAATGTGAAAGTGACACTGTTCATACAGGTTCTTATGCCGAATATAACCGTACTACAAGCTCTAGCTCCTCATGGCTCCGGTTTCCGGTTGCCGATAAGGATTGCCGCGATATCTCGTCGGGATATGGTGCATCACGTGAAGGAGGAAAACGCCATCATGAAGGTATCGACATACCCGCCGACCTCAATACCCCGGTAGTGGCGGTTGCGGATTGTGAAGTGATGCGCTGGGACAGTTCCAATTTAGCGGGCCGGGAACTCTGGTTGATTGATACCGCAACAGAACGCATGTATTATTATGCCCACCTCCACAAACGCCTTGTCTGGAAAAAGCAGCAGGTACACAGAGGCGATACCATAGCACTGGTGGGAGCAACCGGTAATACACGAAATAACCCTCATCTCCATTTCGGAATCTATATAACTAATTTTATCGATCCAGCACCATTTTTTCCGGATAAAGATGCGGCCCACTTAATAGAAAGTGCCCAGAGTCCCCGCATTCGGAAGGAAGTTGAAAAGGAGTTGAAAGCCCTGGCCCGGGATTCAGAATTTTTCACGTATCAAAACTGGCATAGTAATTGCAAATTTTGGAAAAGTTTTTCACAAGACAGTTCTTCACTGCACTCACTGCAGCCATGTTTTTATTTCTGGGGGAATTATGAGAAAAGCGAATCCGGATTGGGTCCGATTGCATTTTTTGCTTGCCGTAACACTGATTCTAATCGTGATACTTGCCGGAGCGGCACTGGTCGGGACCGGGCTTTCGCCCAGGGCATTTTCACTGATAATTACGGCTATAATTCTGGCGTCAATAGCTTTTATAATCACGGCATTTCAGATATATCGGGGACGACAAGCGGCCGCGCCGCCTCAGGGGCCGGAACCGGCATTTCAGGCAGCACCGCCCCAGGCCGCAGCACAACAGAAACCCGCACTCATGCTCCTCTCCCTGCTGCAGGAAAAAGGACGCCTCCTTGA
- a CDS encoding DUF2760 domain-containing protein has product MRKANPDWVRLHFLLAVTLILIVILAGAALVGTGLSPRAFSLIITAIILASIAFIITAFQIYRGRQAAAPPQGPEPAFQAAPPQAAAQQKPALMLLSLLQEKGRLLDFLMEDIDSYSDKQVNAAARVVHQGCREVINNAFEPVHITEQKEKSEITLPANYSSDEFKITGSMPKEPPYKGTLLHRGWRASKMKLPQRTRNTQPSNSPVIIPAEVEV; this is encoded by the coding sequence ATGAGAAAAGCGAATCCGGATTGGGTCCGATTGCATTTTTTGCTTGCCGTAACACTGATTCTAATCGTGATACTTGCCGGAGCGGCACTGGTCGGGACCGGGCTTTCGCCCAGGGCATTTTCACTGATAATTACGGCTATAATTCTGGCGTCAATAGCTTTTATAATCACGGCATTTCAGATATATCGGGGACGACAAGCGGCCGCGCCGCCTCAGGGGCCGGAACCGGCATTTCAGGCAGCACCGCCCCAGGCCGCAGCACAACAGAAACCCGCACTCATGCTCCTCTCCCTGCTGCAGGAAAAAGGACGCCTCCTTGATTTCCTGATGGAGGATATCGACAGCTATTCCGATAAACAGGTAAACGCAGCCGCCCGGGTTGTTCATCAGGGGTGCCGCGAGGTTATCAATAATGCATTCGAACCAGTGCATATAACCGAGCAGAAAGAAAAAAGCGAAATTACACTTCCGGCAAATTATTCATCCGATGAATTCAAAATCACCGGTTCGATGCCCAAAGAACCGCCTTATAAAGGAACACTTCTTCACCGTGGATGGCGTGCCAGCAAAATGAAACTTCCCCAAAGAACCCGCAACACTCAGCCATCGAATTCACCGGTGATTATTCCCGCAGAAGTGGAGGTATGA